From the Ancylothrix sp. D3o genome, one window contains:
- the pyrF gene encoding orotidine-5'-phosphate decarboxylase produces MLSPADRIIVPLDVPSEADALALVDALPDVSFWKVGLELFVSCGPSILSQLKDRQKQVFLDLKFHDIPNTVAGACRAAGRYGVDLLTIHATAGRKALEAAQMAVVEGATLAGMQPPRLIAITLLTSLSSRDLAFDLKVPVELPEFALQMALLASECGLAGSVCSPQEVAGIKQVCGDGFLVVCPGVRPVWAEAGDQSRAMTPGEAIRAGADFLVVGRPITGAAVPGDAFKRVCDEVAGF; encoded by the coding sequence ATGCTATCTCCTGCTGACCGTATTATTGTTCCTCTTGATGTGCCTTCTGAGGCTGATGCTTTGGCTTTGGTTGATGCTTTGCCTGATGTGTCTTTTTGGAAGGTTGGGTTGGAGTTATTTGTTAGTTGTGGCCCTAGTATTTTATCTCAGTTAAAAGACCGGCAAAAGCAGGTTTTTTTGGATTTGAAGTTTCACGATATCCCGAATACGGTGGCGGGTGCTTGTCGGGCTGCGGGCCGGTATGGGGTAGACTTGCTAACGATTCACGCTACGGCGGGTAGGAAGGCTCTGGAGGCTGCTCAAATGGCGGTTGTTGAGGGGGCTACGTTGGCGGGGATGCAGCCGCCTAGGTTGATTGCTATTACGCTTTTGACGAGTCTGAGTTCGCGGGATTTGGCTTTTGATTTGAAGGTGCCGGTGGAGTTGCCTGAGTTTGCTTTGCAGATGGCTCTTTTGGCGTCTGAGTGTGGTTTGGCGGGGTCGGTTTGTTCTCCGCAGGAGGTTGCGGGTATTAAGCAAGTTTGTGGGGATGGGTTTTTGGTGGTTTGTCCGGGGGTGAGGCCGGTTTGGGCTGAGGCGGGCGACCAGAGCAGGGCGATGACTCCTGGGGAGGCGATTCGGGCTGGGGCTGATTTTTTGGTGGTTGGCCGGCCTATTACTGGGGCTGCGGTGCCGGGGGATGCTTTTAAGCGGGTTTGTGATGAGGTTGCAGGATTTTAA